In Homo sapiens chromosome 11, GRCh38.p14 Primary Assembly, one DNA window encodes the following:
- the KCTD14 gene encoding BTB/POZ domain-containing protein KCTD14 isoform 2 (isoform 2 is encoded by transcript variant 2), translated as MSTVVELNVGGEFHTTTLGTLRKFPGSKLAEMFSSLAKASTDAEGRFFIDRPSTYFRPILDYLRTGQVPTQHIPEVYREAQFYEIKPLVKLLEDMPQIFGEQVSRKQFLLQVPGYSENLELMVRLARAEAITARKSSVLVCLVETEEQDAYYSEVLCFLQDKKMFKSVVKFGPWKAVLDNSDLMHCLEMDIKAQGYKVFSKFYLTYPTKRNEFHFNIYSFTFTWW; from the coding sequence ATGTCTACTGTTGTGGAGCTGAACGTCGGGGGTGAGTTCCACACCACCACCCTGGGTACCCTGAGGAAGTTTCCGGGCTCAAAGCTGGCAGAGATGTTCTCTAGCTTAGCCAAGGCCTCCACGGACGCGGAGGGCCGCTTCTTCATCGACCGCCCCAGCACCTATTTCAGACCCATCCTGGACTACCTGCGCACTGGGCAAGTGCCCACACAGCACATCCCTGAAGTGTACCGTGAGGCTCAGTTCTACGAAATCAAGCCTTTGGTCAAGCTGCTGGAGGACATGCCACAGATCTTTGGTGAGCAGGTGTCTCGGAAGCAGTTTTTGCTGCAAGTGCCGGGCTACAGCGAGAACCTGGAGCTCATGGTGCGCCTGGCACGTGCAGAAGCCATAACAGCACGGAAGTCCAGCGTGCTTGTGTGCCTGGTGGAAACTGAGGAGCAGGATGCATATTATTCAGAGGTCCTGTGTTTTCTGCAGGATAAGAAGATGTTCAAGTCTGTTGTCAAGTTTGGGCCCTGGAAGGCGGTCCTAGACAACAGCGACCTCATGCACTGCCTGGAGATGGACATTAAGGCCCAGGGGTACAAGGTATTCTCCAAGTTCTACCTGACGTACCCCACCAAAAGAAACGAAttccattttaacatttattcattcaccttcACCTGGTGGTGA